A window from Pseudomonas sp. Tri1 encodes these proteins:
- the tcdA gene encoding tRNA cyclic N6-threonylcarbamoyladenosine(37) synthase TcdA, which translates to MVMSTEDPRFAGIARLYGIEGLERLRAAHVAIVGVGGVGSWAAEAIARCGVGEISLYDLDDVCVSNANRQLHALDSTVGKPKVEVMAERLRGINPDCTVHAVADFVTRETMAEYITPNIDCVIDCIDSVNAKAALIAWCKRRKIQIITTGGAGGQIDPTLIQVCDLNRTFNDPLASKVRSTLRRDYGFSRTVTRHYSVPCVFSTEQLRYPKPDGSICLQKSFVGDGVKLDCAGGFGAVMMVTATFGMVAATKAVDKIVAGVRRPADRAKPQV; encoded by the coding sequence ATGGTCATGAGTACAGAAGATCCACGGTTTGCCGGTATCGCCCGTTTGTATGGCATCGAAGGCCTGGAGCGCCTGCGGGCGGCCCATGTGGCGATTGTCGGCGTGGGCGGAGTCGGTTCCTGGGCGGCGGAAGCCATTGCCCGTTGTGGCGTGGGCGAGATTTCGCTGTACGACCTGGATGATGTCTGTGTCAGCAACGCCAACCGCCAGTTGCACGCCCTGGACAGCACCGTCGGCAAACCCAAGGTCGAGGTGATGGCCGAGCGGCTACGGGGGATCAATCCCGATTGCACGGTGCACGCCGTGGCGGATTTCGTCACCCGCGAGACCATGGCCGAATACATCACGCCGAACATCGATTGCGTGATCGACTGCATCGACAGCGTCAACGCCAAGGCCGCGTTGATCGCCTGGTGCAAGCGCCGCAAGATCCAGATCATCACCACTGGCGGGGCGGGTGGGCAGATCGACCCGACGCTGATCCAGGTTTGCGACTTGAACCGTACGTTCAACGATCCCCTGGCGTCGAAAGTGCGCTCCACCCTGCGCCGCGACTACGGCTTTTCCCGCACCGTGACCCGCCACTACAGCGTGCCCTGCGTGTTCTCCACTGAACAACTGCGCTACCCGAAACCGGACGGCAGCATTTGCTTGCAGAAGAGTTTTGTCGGTGACGGCGTCAAGCTCGACTGCGCCGGTGGGTTTGGCGCGGTGATGATGGTCACGGCGACGTTCGGCATGGTCGCGGCGACCAAGGCTGTGGATAAGATCGTGGCGGGTGTGCGGCGGCCGGCGGACAGGGCCAAGCCTCAGGTTTGA
- the dapD gene encoding 2,3,4,5-tetrahydropyridine-2,6-dicarboxylate N-succinyltransferase: protein MSTTLFSLAFGVGTQNRQGAWLEVFYAQPLLNPSADIVAAIAPILGYSDGNQAITFTTAQASQLAEALKGVDAGQAALLTRLAESHKPLVATLLAEDAQLSSTPEAYLKLHLLSHRLVKPHGLNLAGIFPLLPNVAWTSQGAIDLSELAEHQLEARLRGELLEVFSVDKFPKMTDYVVPAGVRIADAARIRLGAYVGEGTTVMHEGFVNFNAGTEGPGMIEGRVSAGVFVGKGSDLGGGCSTMGTLSGGGNIVIKVGEGCLIGANAGIGIPLGDRNTVESGLYVTAGTKVALLDENNQLVKVVKARDLAGQPDLLFRRNSETGAVECKTHKSAIELNEALHAHN, encoded by the coding sequence ATGTCCACTACCCTGTTCAGCCTGGCCTTCGGTGTCGGCACTCAAAACCGTCAAGGCGCCTGGCTGGAAGTGTTCTACGCACAGCCGCTGCTCAATCCGTCGGCTGACATCGTCGCAGCCATCGCACCGATTCTCGGCTACAGCGACGGCAACCAGGCCATCACCTTCACCACCGCCCAGGCTTCGCAACTGGCTGAAGCCCTCAAGGGCGTCGATGCCGGGCAAGCCGCGCTGCTGACCCGCCTGGCCGAAAGCCACAAGCCGCTGGTCGCCACCCTGCTGGCCGAAGATGCCCAACTGAGCTCCACCCCCGAGGCTTACCTCAAGCTGCACCTGCTGTCCCACCGCCTGGTCAAACCTCATGGCCTGAACCTGGCCGGCATCTTCCCGCTGCTGCCGAACGTGGCCTGGACCAGCCAGGGTGCGATCGACCTGAGCGAACTGGCCGAACACCAGCTCGAAGCCCGCCTGCGCGGCGAGTTGCTGGAAGTGTTCTCGGTGGACAAGTTCCCGAAAATGACTGACTACGTGGTTCCGGCCGGCGTGCGTATCGCCGATGCTGCGCGGATCCGCCTGGGCGCCTACGTGGGCGAAGGCACCACCGTGATGCACGAAGGTTTCGTCAACTTCAACGCCGGCACCGAAGGCCCGGGCATGATCGAAGGCCGTGTCTCGGCGGGCGTGTTCGTTGGCAAAGGCTCGGACCTGGGCGGCGGTTGCTCCACCATGGGCACCCTGTCGGGTGGCGGCAACATCGTGATCAAGGTTGGCGAAGGCTGCCTGATCGGCGCCAACGCCGGCATCGGTATCCCGCTCGGCGACCGCAACACCGTGGAGTCGGGCCTGTACGTGACCGCCGGCACCAAGGTCGCGCTGCTGGACGAGAACAACCAACTGGTCAAGGTGGTCAAGGCTCGCGATCTGGCCGGCCAGCCCGACCTGCTGTTCCGCCGCAACTCCGAGACTGGCGCAGTGGAATGCAAGACCCACAAATCGGCCATCGAGCTGAACGAAGCACTGCACGCCCACAACTAA
- a CDS encoding arsenate reductase: protein MKKARTWLDEHAVRYDFHDYKTAGIDREHLTQWCNEHGWQVVLNRAGTTFRKLDDERKADLDQTKAIELMLAQPSMIKRPVLDLGDRTLIGFKPDIYAAEIK from the coding sequence ATGAAAAAGGCGCGCACCTGGCTCGATGAACACGCTGTACGCTACGACTTCCACGACTACAAGACCGCCGGCATCGACCGTGAGCACCTCACCCAATGGTGCAACGAACATGGCTGGCAAGTGGTGTTGAACCGGGCCGGTACGACCTTTCGCAAACTCGACGACGAACGCAAAGCCGATCTCGACCAGACGAAAGCCATCGAACTGATGCTCGCACAACCCTCGATGATCAAGCGCCCGGTGCTCGATCTCGGTGACCGAACCCTGATTGGCTTCAAGCCAGATATTTATGCGGCAGAGATCAAGTAA
- a CDS encoding Na+/H+ antiporter — MQSAYTVLILLMLVGVSRLIGRLIPLPLPLVQIGAGAVLAWPSLGLHVALDPELFLFLFLPPLLFSDGWRMPKRELWRLRGPILTLAVGLVLFTVVGAGYFIHWLLPSIPLPVAFALAAVLSPTDAVAVSAIARDRLPAPLMHVLQGEALMNDASGLVTFKFALAAAITGVFSLANASLTFVLVAVGGLLVGVVLSGLLGRLRAWMVARGWDDPATHVVFMLLLPFAAYVLAERLGASGILSAVAAGMMQSWLDLLPRQTGTRLLNRSVWSLLEFAFNGLIFLLLGLQLPDIIKAVTRHEATLWPTLFYLCLDVVAISLVLLVLRFVWVQSTWRLSGLLRRGRGESELTFVPTARSCWLLTFGGVRGAVTLAGVLSVPILLATGEPFPERDLLIFIAAGVILLSLIAACIALPLLLRGIEKSPDDQRRAEVRDAWRKTAEAAIHALEVEEPSETASTPDAAQAALATEVKARLMSEYRHQLEVFNDSAEAQALAFEMDLLERRLRLKAYRAQRLELYRLSRHHQIGDDVLREVLGELDLAEANLGLGK; from the coding sequence ATGCAAAGCGCCTATACCGTCCTGATCCTGTTGATGCTGGTGGGCGTTTCGCGCCTGATCGGACGGCTGATCCCGCTGCCGTTGCCCCTGGTGCAGATCGGTGCCGGTGCTGTGCTGGCCTGGCCGTCCCTGGGCCTGCATGTGGCTCTCGATCCCGAACTGTTCCTGTTTCTCTTCTTGCCACCGCTGCTGTTCTCCGACGGCTGGCGCATGCCCAAGCGCGAGTTGTGGCGCCTGCGTGGGCCGATCCTGACGCTGGCGGTGGGGCTGGTGTTGTTTACGGTAGTGGGCGCCGGTTACTTCATTCATTGGCTGCTGCCGAGCATCCCGCTACCGGTGGCCTTCGCCCTGGCTGCCGTGCTGTCGCCGACCGACGCGGTGGCGGTGTCGGCGATTGCCCGCGACCGTTTGCCCGCGCCGCTGATGCACGTGCTTCAGGGCGAGGCGTTGATGAACGATGCGTCGGGCCTGGTGACCTTCAAGTTCGCCCTGGCGGCGGCCATCACCGGGGTGTTTTCCCTGGCCAATGCGAGCCTGACCTTTGTCTTGGTGGCGGTTGGCGGGCTGCTGGTTGGCGTGGTCCTGAGTGGGTTGTTGGGGCGCTTGCGGGCCTGGATGGTGGCGCGCGGCTGGGACGATCCGGCCACCCACGTGGTGTTCATGTTGCTGCTGCCGTTCGCGGCCTATGTGCTGGCTGAACGCTTGGGCGCCTCGGGGATTCTCTCGGCGGTGGCGGCGGGGATGATGCAGAGCTGGCTCGACCTACTGCCGCGTCAGACCGGCACACGGTTGCTCAATCGCAGTGTCTGGTCGCTGTTGGAATTCGCCTTCAACGGCTTGATCTTCCTGCTGCTGGGCTTGCAATTGCCGGACATCATCAAGGCGGTGACCCGCCACGAAGCCACCCTGTGGCCGACGTTGTTCTACCTTTGCCTGGACGTGGTGGCGATTTCCCTGGTGTTGCTGGTGCTGCGGTTTGTCTGGGTGCAAAGCACCTGGCGGCTGTCCGGGCTGTTGCGTCGCGGGCGTGGCGAGAGTGAACTGACCTTCGTGCCGACCGCGCGCTCCTGCTGGTTGCTGACCTTCGGCGGGGTGCGCGGTGCGGTGACGCTGGCGGGCGTGCTGTCGGTGCCGATATTGCTAGCGACGGGCGAACCGTTTCCCGAGCGAGATTTGCTGATCTTCATTGCCGCCGGAGTCATTCTGCTGTCATTGATCGCCGCCTGCATCGCCCTGCCATTACTGCTGCGAGGTATCGAGAAAAGCCCCGATGACCAGCGCCGCGCCGAAGTCCGCGATGCCTGGCGCAAAACCGCTGAAGCGGCGATCCACGCGCTCGAGGTGGAGGAACCGAGCGAGACAGCCAGCACGCCAGACGCGGCCCAGGCGGCGTTGGCGACCGAGGTCAAGGCGCGGTTGATGTCTGAATATCGCCATCAGTTGGAGGTGTTCAACGACTCCGCCGAAGCCCAGGCGCTGGCGTTCGAAATGGACCTGCTGGAACGCCGGCTGCGCTTGAAGGCCTATCGGGCGCAGCGGCTGGAGTTGTATCGCCTCAGCCGTCACCACCAGATTGGGGATGATGTGCTGCGAGAGGTGCTGGGGGAGTTGGATCTGGCGGAGGCGAATTTGGGGTTGGGGAAATAA
- a CDS encoding cysteine desulfurase has product MLIPSPWRADFPAIAALQRQGQTYLDNAATTQKPQALLDALAHYYANGAANVHRAQHLPGAHATQAFEDSRRKVAQWLNAEDCGQIIFTHGATSALNLLAYGLEHLFTPGDEIVISALEHHANLLPWQQLAERRSLTLVVLPLDADGLIDLSAAAELIGPRTRLLAVSQLSNVLGAWQPLPALLALAKAQGALTIIDGAQGVVHGRHDVQALECDFYVFSSHKLYGPDGLGVLFGRNAALEQLRHWQFGGEMVQQADYHSATFRPAPLGFEAGTPPIASVIGLGATLDYLSALDSQALIDHEAGLHDYLLHGLLARNGVRLVGNPRLALVSFVVEGVHNADLAHLLTEQGIAVRAGHHCAMPLFRHLHLVGAIRVSLALYNDSADIERFFEALDQALELLR; this is encoded by the coding sequence ATGTTGATTCCCTCCCCCTGGCGCGCCGACTTCCCGGCCATCGCCGCCCTGCAACGGCAAGGCCAGACTTACCTGGACAACGCCGCCACTACGCAAAAACCCCAAGCGCTGCTCGATGCCCTGGCGCATTACTACGCCAATGGCGCGGCCAACGTGCACCGGGCGCAGCACTTGCCGGGAGCCCACGCCACCCAGGCGTTCGAAGACAGTCGCCGCAAGGTCGCGCAATGGCTCAATGCCGAGGATTGCGGGCAGATCATCTTCACCCACGGCGCCACTTCGGCGCTGAACCTGCTCGCCTATGGCCTGGAGCATCTGTTCACCCCTGGCGATGAAATCGTTATCAGCGCCTTGGAACATCACGCCAACCTGCTGCCGTGGCAACAACTGGCCGAGCGCCGTTCGTTGACGCTGGTGGTGTTGCCGCTGGATGCCGATGGGCTGATCGATCTCAGTGCCGCCGCCGAACTGATTGGCCCGCGTACACGCTTGCTGGCGGTGAGCCAGTTATCCAATGTTCTGGGCGCCTGGCAGCCCTTGCCGGCGCTGCTGGCACTGGCCAAGGCCCAAGGCGCGTTGACGATAATCGATGGCGCCCAAGGCGTGGTCCATGGTCGCCATGACGTACAGGCCCTGGAGTGCGATTTCTACGTATTTTCCAGCCACAAGCTCTACGGCCCCGATGGGCTAGGCGTGCTGTTCGGCCGCAACGCAGCGCTTGAGCAACTGCGCCATTGGCAGTTCGGCGGCGAAATGGTGCAACAGGCCGATTACCACAGCGCCACCTTCCGCCCGGCACCGCTGGGTTTCGAAGCGGGCACGCCGCCGATTGCCAGCGTGATCGGTCTGGGGGCGACCCTGGATTACCTGTCCGCTCTCGACTCGCAAGCACTCATCGACCATGAAGCCGGCTTGCATGACTACCTGCTCCACGGCCTGCTGGCGCGCAACGGCGTGCGCCTGGTGGGCAACCCGCGCCTGGCCCTGGTCAGTTTTGTGGTCGAAGGCGTGCACAACGCCGACCTGGCCCACCTGCTGACCGAGCAAGGCATCGCCGTACGCGCCGGGCATCACTGCGCCATGCCACTGTTCAGGCATTTGCATCTGGTGGGAGCGATTCGGGTGTCGCTGGCGCTGTACAACGACTCCGCCGATATCGAACGCTTCTTCGAGGCTTTGGACCAGGCTTTGGAGCTGCTGCGATGA
- a CDS encoding SufE family protein, producing the protein MSLSTEAAAALQIFQDASSWEQRARLLMQWGERLPPLNDADKCDANLVSGCESQVWLVGQLHDGHWQFAASSDARLIRGLVALLLARVNGLSAEELQQVDLPGWFNALGLSRQLSPSRSNGLNAVLKRMFELTE; encoded by the coding sequence ATGAGCCTGTCGACCGAGGCCGCTGCGGCGCTGCAGATTTTCCAGGACGCATCGAGCTGGGAGCAACGCGCCCGGCTGTTGATGCAATGGGGCGAACGCTTGCCACCCTTGAACGATGCGGACAAGTGCGACGCCAACCTGGTCAGTGGCTGTGAAAGTCAGGTGTGGCTGGTGGGTCAGCTGCATGACGGACATTGGCAATTTGCCGCCAGCAGCGATGCGCGGTTGATCCGTGGGCTGGTGGCGTTGCTGCTGGCGCGGGTCAACGGGTTGTCCGCTGAAGAGTTGCAGCAGGTGGATTTGCCGGGGTGGTTCAATGCGTTGGGATTGTCGCGGCAGCTGTCGCCGTCGCGTAGTAATGGCTTGAATGCGGTGTTGAAGCGGATGTTTGAGTTGACTGAATAA
- the dapC gene encoding succinyldiaminopimelate transaminase: MNNALNQLQPYPFEKLRALLGSVTPNPDKRPIALSIGEPKHRSPSFVAEALASNLEKMAVYPTTLGIPELREAITGWCERRFNVPNGWLDPARHVLPVNGTREALFAFTQTVVSRGDDALVVSPNPFYQIYEGAAFLAGAKPHYLPCLDENGFNPDFDAVSPDIWKRCQILFLCSPGNPTGALIPVDVLKKLIALADEHDFVIAADECYSELYFDEQTPPPGLLSACVELGRKDFKRCVVFHSLSKRSNLPGLRSGFVAGDADILKGFLLYRTYHGCAMPVQTQLASIAAWNDEVHVRANRALYREKFDAVLEILSPVLDVQRPDGSFYLWPNVAGDDAAFCRDLFEQEHVTVVPGSYLSRDVDGVNPGAGRVRMALVAPLAECVEAAERIRAFIQRRG; encoded by the coding sequence ATGAACAACGCTCTGAACCAGTTGCAGCCCTACCCGTTCGAAAAGCTCCGCGCCTTGCTCGGCAGCGTCACGCCTAACCCGGACAAACGCCCGATCGCCCTGTCCATCGGCGAGCCCAAGCATCGTTCGCCGAGCTTCGTGGCTGAAGCCCTGGCCAGCAATCTGGAAAAAATGGCCGTATACCCGACCACCCTCGGTATCCCGGAATTGCGTGAAGCCATCACCGGCTGGTGCGAGCGCCGTTTCAACGTGCCAAACGGCTGGCTGGACCCGGCGCGCCACGTGTTGCCGGTCAACGGCACCCGCGAAGCCCTGTTCGCCTTCACCCAGACCGTGGTCAGCCGTGGCGACGATGCCCTGGTGGTCAGCCCCAACCCGTTCTATCAGATCTATGAAGGCGCGGCGTTCCTGGCCGGCGCCAAGCCGCACTACCTGCCGTGCCTGGACGAAAACGGCTTCAACCCGGATTTCGACGCGGTTTCGCCGGACATCTGGAAACGCTGCCAGATCCTGTTCCTGTGCTCCCCTGGCAACCCGACCGGCGCGCTGATTCCGGTGGATGTACTGAAGAAACTCATCGCCCTGGCCGACGAACACGACTTCGTCATCGCCGCCGACGAGTGCTACAGCGAGCTCTACTTCGACGAACAAACCCCGCCGCCAGGGCTGCTCAGCGCCTGCGTCGAACTCGGTCGCAAGGATTTCAAGCGCTGCGTGGTGTTCCACAGCCTGTCCAAACGCTCCAACCTGCCAGGCCTGCGCTCCGGTTTCGTGGCCGGCGATGCCGACATCCTCAAGGGTTTCCTGCTGTACCGCACCTACCACGGCTGCGCGATGCCGGTGCAGACCCAACTGGCGAGCATTGCCGCATGGAACGACGAAGTGCACGTACGCGCCAACCGCGCGCTGTACCGGGAGAAATTCGACGCAGTACTGGAGATCCTCAGCCCGGTACTGGACGTACAGCGTCCCGATGGCAGCTTCTACCTGTGGCCGAATGTGGCGGGCGATGACGCGGCGTTCTGCCGGGACCTGTTCGAACAGGAACACGTGACTGTCGTGCCGGGTTCGTACCTGTCCCGCGATGTGGATGGCGTCAACCCAGGCGCCGGACGCGTGCGTATGGCCCTGGTCGCGCCGCTGGCTGAATGTGTGGAAGCGGCCGAGCGGATTCGCGCGTTCATTCAGCGTCGGGGTTAA
- a CDS encoding DUF6124 family protein codes for MIKETPNPPKPASTFPYGDYAPEKLQEAADRVLDQYLKPGDSEPEPKPSVQLFTVADGIDTEVLLANLGETLASANAMLNDLAFDQDGSRRHVALGVAQMIELGMLLANKALDRVELRT; via the coding sequence ATGATCAAAGAAACTCCAAATCCTCCAAAGCCGGCCTCCACTTTCCCTTACGGCGATTACGCACCCGAAAAATTGCAAGAAGCCGCTGATCGTGTGCTGGATCAATACCTCAAACCTGGCGACAGCGAGCCAGAACCCAAACCCTCAGTACAGTTATTCACTGTGGCTGACGGTATCGACACCGAAGTGTTGCTGGCCAATCTTGGCGAAACCCTGGCGTCTGCCAATGCAATGCTCAATGACCTTGCCTTCGATCAGGACGGCTCGCGACGACATGTAGCATTGGGAGTGGCCCAGATGATTGAGTTGGGGATGTTGTTGGCGAACAAGGCTTTGGATCGGGTAGAGCTTCGGACTTGA
- a CDS encoding type II toxin-antitoxin system PemK/MazF family toxin — protein MPLYYHPKQGDVLLCDFTRGFVAPEMLKIRKVVVISPTATHSRKLCTVVPISSTTPQTQQDWHHLLRTNPLQSDGYKELWVKCDMIYTVSFERLDKLHKKTRSKGREYFVPRLGSEDMQGVIAGVKAYLPL, from the coding sequence ATGCCTCTCTATTACCATCCCAAGCAAGGCGATGTTCTTCTTTGCGACTTCACGCGGGGCTTTGTTGCGCCTGAAATGCTGAAGATCCGCAAGGTGGTGGTGATCTCTCCTACTGCCACACACAGTCGCAAGCTCTGCACTGTGGTGCCGATTTCCTCCACAACGCCACAAACTCAGCAGGACTGGCACCACCTGCTCCGCACCAACCCTCTCCAGTCCGATGGCTACAAAGAGCTGTGGGTGAAGTGCGACATGATTTATACCGTGAGTTTTGAACGTCTGGACAAGCTGCATAAAAAGACTCGATCCAAGGGCCGAGAGTACTTCGTTCCTCGCCTGGGCTCTGAAGACATGCAAGGCGTGATCGCCGGTGTGAAGGCCTACCTTCCGCTCTAA